The Pediococcus inopinatus region TTAGTAAGTGTCGCGACGGCTTACATCTACTGATAACGTTTGAGAGGACCAAAAGTACACAAAGAAATTAAAAAAGAATCAAAAAATTCGGATTCTTTTGGGTAGATGGTTGATAGATCGGCTTTACAAGGCGATTTTTAATTTTCAGAAACTTGGACTGGATACCTTTTGAACTGATTTTCCGCTGAGACTTAGGACAGCTCGACAAAATAAGAGGCAAAATATAAGCATGACTCCCGCGGGATTGCGATCCCGCATACGTCCACCTACTATGTTTTTTTCCACTGAGACTTAGGACAGCTCGACAAAGCAAAGAGATGAAAATAGCCAAGGTTCCCGCGGGATTGCGATCCCGCATCCACCACCTACTATGCTTTTTTTGCTGAGACTTAGGACAGCTCGACAAAATAAGAGGCAGAATATAAGCATGACTCCCGCGGGATTGCGATCCCGCATACGTCACGCTTATATTCTGCCTCTTACCATTTTGTCTCGCTCACTTTTAATTAAACGGATCATAAAATCTTCCCGCATTCACCTTAAATAGATACACACCAATCAGCACCACCAGTACAATCACGATCAATGCCAAAAAGTCATTTCTCTTCATCGGTCGCGCCGCATACCAACTTCTTTTCTTCAGCTTTCCAAAGCGACGGAGCTCCATTGCCTGACTGATCGTTTCAATTCTATCTAAACTCGTAAAAATCAGGGGCAACAAAATTTGAGCCGCCACCTTCACTCGATGAGTAATTTTACCCTTCTTAGAAATTTCATTACCTCGTGCCTGTTGCGCCCGACTAATTTGTCGATAATCGTTTTGCACATCTGGAATATATCGTAATGCCAACGATACGGCATAACTAATCCGATACGAAATTCCAATTCGATTCAAACTGGAAGAAAATTCACTGGGATTCGTTGTCATCAAAAAGATTAATGCCAGTGGCACCGTGAATATATACTTCAAAAATAAATTAAATTCATAAAATAACTGTTCCCAGGTTAAATTGTATGGTCCAATACCTTGCCAAATCACGTGTTCAGATCCATACAAATGGACCCCATATCTCGGTCCAAAGATATAGACTGCAATCAGGTTCAGGATGGAAAACACCGTAATGAAACCCAACACAAAGGATACTTCGTGAAACTTAATCCCCGAAATTCGAAATAACGCCAACGAACAAATCGTTAACACTAATAGGAATCATGTATCAAAACTCACCATTCCGATCACCGAAAGCGCAATCATCCCAATTAATTTAGTTGTTCCAGTTAACCGATCCACAAAGTTATCTCGCTGCTTATATCCAATCAAGACATTGTTATTCATTGCTCTAACCTACCTTTTCTTGATCAATAAAACTAGCAATCAAAGCTTCTGGATCAACCTTCACGCGCTGTGCCAACGTAAATAGACTTGTTTCCACCAAAGAAGCCTTCTTCAAAAGATCTAAATCGGCAAAAAGCTTCATTGGCTGGTCATCATAGGCGATCACCCCGTTATTCAGCACTATCACGCGATCCGAATATTCCATCATTAAATGCATATCATGTGTAATGAAAATGACTGAAATACCTGTCTTTTGATTTAAGTCACGAATAAATGTCAACATCTCTGTATAATGATGCCAATCTTGACCAGCAGTCGGTTCATCTAAAATAAGCAACTCTGGATTCAAAACTAAAATAGCCGCGATCGTAACCCGCTTTTTTTGACCAAAACTTAAGGCCGAAATAGGCCAGTGACGATATTCAAACAAACCACAGACTTTTAGTGTTTCGTTTACACGTTTCTCAATATCATCAGACTCAACCTGCCGTAGTGTCAGCCCTAACGCCACTTCTTCGGAAACAGAATTTTTGGAAATCATCATATTTGGGTCTTGCAGAACGTAACCAATATGATCGGCGCGCTCCTTAATAGAATTATCATCAATTACCTGTCCATTTAGTGTCAAACTACCTGAACTTTGATGCAAAAATCCAGTAATGATGTTACTCAAAGTTGTTTTGCCAACTCCGTTTCTGCCAACCAAGCTAACCATCTCACCAGCCTGAATACTTAAATTTAGGTTGTTTAAAACCTGCTTCGAATCATAACTAAAAGAAATATTTTCAGCCTTCAATAAAGGTTCTTTGTCTGTTAAATGTGATTGAATGTGCCGTGGCGTGACCCAATTTTTCACGTCTTGAATAGCGTCATTACTTAGCGCTACCTCATTTACACTATCCACATGATCAACTTGACTTAAATCGATGCCCGCATATTTCAGCGCAGACAAATAGAGGGGTTCACGCAACCCTAATTTTGCCAAGATACCACTTTTTAAAATTGTGTCAGGCTTATCATTTGCGACAATCTTGCCTTGATCGACTAAAATAATCCGATCCACGGATTTATATAAAACATTCTCAATTCGATGCTCGATAATCACTGTGGTCGTATCACCACTTTTTTGCATCTCATCAATTAATTCGATTGATTCACGACCAGCAACCGGATCAAGGCTGGCGAGGGGCTCATCAAATAAGAGAATTTTACCTTCATCAACTAAAACACCGGCCATCGATACGCGTTGTTTTTGACCACCCGAAATTTCTTGAGGATGATTATTAATAATTTCAGGGATTCCCAATCGTTTTGCCCACTCACTGGCCTTCTGTTTCAAAACGGACTGCTTTTCACCATCGTTTTCCAATGCAAACGCAATATCTTCAGCAACGTTTAAGCCAACAAACTGCGTGTCTGGATCCTGCAAAACAGTCCCAACCTTCAAAGACAGATCAAATATTGTTTGATCTGCCACTGATTGTCCATTAATTAAAATTTTGCCACTCAATTTTCCAGGATAAGCTGACGGAATTAGTCCATTCATTAACCGACTAATCGTGGTCTTTCCAGACCCAGATGGGCCAGCAATCAACACTTTTTCACCAGCATAAATGTCAAAATTTAAATGACTTAACGTTGGTTCTGACTGGCTTTGATACTGAAAGCTGACATCCTGAAAACTAATAATTGGGTTCTTCATAAATTTATGACTCTTTCTTTAAGCTGCCTTTCTTGGAACGGGTCCGGGCATAAGCCACCAATAAAATTGTCCCTAAAATTCCGACTGAAAGTGCATTGCAAATAACCGACGTAATTCCTTGTAAATAAACTTTGGAAGCTGGTTCTGAGTATACCAAAACATCGCCGGTTGGTGCAATAATTCCCCAGACAACAATACTGATGATTACTTGGTAAATGTTGAAGAAAACTAACTTACGTTTTGTTAAATCACCAGTTTCAATATTCAAGTATTTTCTAGTTAATCCAAATAGGACTCCGTAAATACCATCGGCAACAATCCATGTCCACCAAGGCTCGCCCCATGTTAAATCAGTAAACATATGACCGAGAAAGGCAATTAATCCCCCAGCTACTGGTCCGAAGATTGCACCCATTAATGCTAAAAATCCATATGCCAAATTAATATTTGTATCTGGAACTCCGGTTGGAATCGGAATATAACGCATCAAGACAAAGAAAATTGCCGTCCCAATCCCAATTGCTACCACTGTTCTTACTGAAATACCTTGCTTCTTATTCATAAGCTTCTCTCCCTATACCAATATTTTTTTAATTTTTATTACCAAAATAAAAACGCCCTCTACTTCAAAAACGAAGTAAAGGGCGTTTGACCGCGGTACCACCTTTATGGGTCTACACTTTCTGGTATTGGTGAATAACTGATACCAGTTTTTATTTTGAAAATTAAAAGGACATCTGTCCTCTTTGTGCTACGATTTAATCGCCAAACAAAATCGAAAAGAGGAAAAACAGATGTCCCTAACTAATTCTATTTTAAGCTTGTTTGAAATGACAGACCCAAATATAACCGTAACTGGTGTTACCAAGAAACGTTGCCCGAATGGACAACGAATTCATGTCGTTCACGCCAACCTTTCTTATCAGCTTGTGAAATGTCCCCATTGTGGCCATAAAAGTCTAATTAAAAACGGTACCCACGTTAGTCATCTAAGGTTGGGAACCTTATCAGGCGGACGTTATGAAATGCAGCTAAGACGACAAAGATATCAATGCCAACATTGTTTAAAAACCTGTAGAGCTAAAACTAACCTCGTTAGACGTAATGAAACTTTTACCCACAATGTTAAACATCAGGTCATTGTGCTAGCTCGTGACATGCTGACCAGTAAAGAAATCGCTAAAATTTGTGGCATTTCACCAAGTAGTGTTCAACGTATTTTAAATGCAAATATTCACTTGGCTTACCGTGTTAAGCAACTTCCGCCAAATCTTTGTTTCGATGAATTTCGTTCCTGTAATCATCTAATGTCCTTTAACTGTTGCGATGCCGTTAGTCATCGCCGCATTGTGACCCTCAAAGATCGTCTCAGTAAGGATATCATTGATTACTTTGAAGCTCGTTATTCAGTTCAAGAACGTGCGAAAGTTCAAACAATTACTATTGATATGAACGCCGAATATGCTAGCTTTATTCATCGTTTATTCCCGAATGCTGTCACGATTATTGACCGTTTCCACATTATTCAGCTTGCTGGTCGTGCACTAGACAATGAACGTACATGTATTATCCGTACTTTTCAAGATAAGCATTCACGCATTTACCGCATCCTTAAATCTCAATGGCGTTTATTTCATTTGGCA contains the following coding sequences:
- a CDS encoding ABC transporter ATP-binding protein — protein: MKNPIISFQDVSFQYQSQSEPTLSHLNFDIYAGEKVLIAGPSGSGKTTISRLMNGLIPSAYPGKLSGKILINGQSVADQTIFDLSLKVGTVLQDPDTQFVGLNVAEDIAFALENDGEKQSVLKQKASEWAKRLGIPEIINNHPQEISGGQKQRVSMAGVLVDEGKILLFDEPLASLDPVAGRESIELIDEMQKSGDTTTVIIEHRIENVLYKSVDRIILVDQGKIVANDKPDTILKSGILAKLGLREPLYLSALKYAGIDLSQVDHVDSVNEVALSNDAIQDVKNWVTPRHIQSHLTDKEPLLKAENISFSYDSKQVLNNLNLSIQAGEMVSLVGRNGVGKTTLSNIITGFLHQSSGSLTLNGQVIDDNSIKERADHIGYVLQDPNMMISKNSVSEEVALGLTLRQVESDDIEKRVNETLKVCGLFEYRHWPISALSFGQKKRVTIAAILVLNPELLILDEPTAGQDWHHYTEMLTFIRDLNQKTGISVIFITHDMHLMMEYSDRVIVLNNGVIAYDDQPMKLFADLDLLKKASLVETSLFTLAQRVKVDPEALIASFIDQEKVG
- a CDS encoding ECF-type riboflavin transporter substrate-binding protein: MNKKQGISVRTVVAIGIGTAIFFVLMRYIPIPTGVPDTNINLAYGFLALMGAIFGPVAGGLIAFLGHMFTDLTWGEPWWTWIVADGIYGVLFGLTRKYLNIETGDLTKRKLVFFNIYQVIISIVVWGIIAPTGDVLVYSEPASKVYLQGITSVICNALSVGILGTILLVAYARTRSKKGSLKKES
- a CDS encoding ISL3 family transposase, coding for MCYDLIAKQNRKEEKQMSLTNSILSLFEMTDPNITVTGVTKKRCPNGQRIHVVHANLSYQLVKCPHCGHKSLIKNGTHVSHLRLGTLSGGRYEMQLRRQRYQCQHCLKTCRAKTNLVRRNETFTHNVKHQVIVLARDMLTSKEIAKICGISPSSVQRILNANIHLAYRVKQLPPNLCFDEFRSCNHLMSFNCCDAVSHRRIVTLKDRLSKDIIDYFEARYSVQERAKVQTITIDMNAEYASFIHRLFPNAVTIIDRFHIIQLAGRALDNERTCIIRTFQDKHSRIYRILKSQWRLFHLAEEKINDTKLIYLRGINEYMTQQNAIDLALDEFPEFKTVYQTYQGILTAIHQKDATEFKNLITNYQVAGNQMDVTISTFVKNGSAVLNSCRYPYSNGPIEGLNRKIKVLKRSCFGFRNIHNFFIRISLIHE